GGTCGCCGGGGCCGAAGGCGTCGTTGGGGGCGGCGGTCAGCGCGCGGCGGGCGGCGGCGAGCCAGGCGGTACGCGGGAAGGAGGCGGCGTCCGGCCGGCCCTGGAGGAGGTTGTGCGCGGGGCAGTTCGCCGGGGCGCGGTGGGCCGGGGCGCGGGTGGGCGTCAGCGGCTCCGCACGCTGGGCCACGGTGGTGCCGGAGCCCTGCCGGGCGCTCAGCCAGCCTTCCGCCACCAGTTCGGCGTAGGCGTCGGCGACGGTGTTACGGGCGACGCCGAGGTCGGCGGCGAGTGAGCGATAGGGCGGCAGGCGGGTGCCGGGGGCGAGCCGCCCGGACCGTACGGCGTCCCGCAGCGCCCGGATGAGGACGGCGCGGCGGCTGCCGGGTCCGGTCAGCTCCAGATGCAGATCGGCGCCGAGGCTTTCGGCAGGATTGACCCATGATTCCGGCATGGAAATGCACCCTACAGCCGGTCGCCTGGGCTTCTAGATTCAAGGCATGACGAATACAGCGCAGATCAACGAAGCGGGCACGGGGAACGCGGAGAACGCGGAGAACGCGGGGAACGCGGGGAAGCCGGCGAACGCGGCGGGCTCGGCGCACGGGGCGAGCTCGGCGAGGGGAACGGCCCCGGCGGACGGGCCGGTGAACCGCAGCCCCCGGGTCAACTTCGCCCAGGCCGCCCCGAAGGCCTTCAGGGCCCTGATCGGTTTCGATGCGGCCGCGCGCGAGGGACTCGACCCGGCCCTCGTGGAACTGGTCCAGATCCGTTCCTCGCAGCTCAACAAGTGCGCGTACTGCCTCCACATGCACACCTCCGACGCCCGCAAGGCGGGGGAGAGCGAGGAGCGGCTGCACATGGTCGCCGTCTGGGAAGAGGCGGCGCACTTCTTCACCGCGAAGGAACGGGCGGCGCTGGCGCTCACGGAGGCCGTGACGCTGGTCGCGCAGGGCGGCGTACCGGACGAGGTCTACGACCGCGCCGCCACCCACTTCGACGACGCCGAACTGGCCCGGCTGCTGGCCCTGATCTTCACGATCAACACCTGGAACCGGCTCGCCCTCAGCACGGGGAAGGTACCGGGGACGGACGAGCGGTGACGGCAGCTCGGGCCGGGCGAGCGCTGGCGGCGGCTCGGGCCGGACGAGCGGTGACGGCAGACCGGGCCGGAGGCCGCGGGGCGGGCCCCCTCGGGTGTCCGGGGGCACCGGTTCGTTCGACCGCCCCCTTCGGCCGCCCCCTTCGGCCGCCCCCTTCGGCACTCGGGCGCCGGACCTCAGCGCTCCGCCCCGAGCTCCTCCCGCAGTTGCTCCGCCATCCCTGCCACCGCCGCCATCGCCTGCTGTTGAAGTCCAGGGCCGAAAGTGATCCGGGAGGCGCCCAGAGCGCCGAGTTCGCGTGGTGAAGGACCGTCCGGCGTCACCACGGCGTTGACGGGGATGCCGATACCGGCGGCCAGGTCGGCCAGCAGGGGCGGCGGGGCGAGGATCGGGTAGACGCAGTCGGCGCCCGCTGCCGCGTACATCCGGCCACGGCGTACGGTCTCCTCGGCACCCTGGGCGCCGTGCAGATAGGTGTCGATCCGGGCGTTGATCACCAGCGCGTCGCCCGCCTCGGCGCGTACCTCCGCCAGCCAGTCCGCCTGTTCCAGCGGGTCCCGCAGGGAGCCGCTGGCGTGGTCGGTGTCCTCCAGGTTGCAGCCCACCGCCCCGGCGCCCGCGAGCCGGCCCACCAACTCCTTGGCGGACAGCCCGTATCCGGCCTCCACGTCCGCCGAGACCGGGATGTCCACGGCCCGCACGATGCGGGCGACGGCCGCGAACATCTCGTCGGCCGGCGTCTGTCCGTCCTCGTATCCGAGGGAGGCCGCGATACCCGCACTGGGCGTGGCGAGTGCGGAGAACCCGGCCTCGGCGAACACCTGGGCGCTGGCCGCGTCCCACGGGCCGGGAAGGACCAGGGGCAGCTCGGGCCCGTGATGCAGGGCGCGTAGCGCGGCGGCGGCAGTGGCCTGGGCATGGGCATGGGAAGTCGTCATGAGGCATCTCCGAACGGGGATCGGGCCGCTCCGGCCGGGGTCAGTGTGCTCAGGGGCGCCTGGGCACCGGGGACGAGCGCGCCGAGGGGCAGTCGCGAGGGCGCCGTGATCATGCCTGTCCCGGGGCCATGCGGGTGGACACGCCGAAGCGGTTCCAGGCGTTGATGGTGGTGATCAGCGCGATCAGCTGGGCGAGCTCGGCGTCGTCGAAGTGGGCGGCGGCGCGGTCGTAGGCGGCGTCGGGAACGAAACCCTCGGTCAGGAGCGTGACCGCCTCCGTGAGGGCGAGGGCGGCCTGCTCCTTGGGGGAGTAGAAGGCGGTGGCCTCTTCCCAGGCATTGAGGAGGTAGACGCGCTGCTCGGTCTCGCCGGCCTTGCGGGCGTCCTTGATGTGCATGTCGATGCAGAACGCGCAGTGGTTGAGCTGCGATGCCCGGATCTTCACCAGCTCGACCAGAGCCGGTTCGAGGCCCTTCTTCGCCGCCGCGTCCAGCGCGATCATGGCCTTGTAGACCTCCGGCGCGAGCTTGGCCCAGGGCAGCCGGGGGCCGTGCCCGTGCGCCGCGGGTCCCGGTGCCGCAGCCGCCGTCTGCGTCGCCTGAGCCGCCTGCGAGGTATGTGCCGTCTGTGTCGTCTGTGCTGACTGTGTCGTCATGTCTACGACGCTACGGCGGCAATGGCGCAGCTGTATGGTCCACTTCCATGGAGAATTCCTGGGCCACTTTCGGACGCGATCTGCACCTGGATCTCACCGGCCCCGGCGGGCTGCGCACCGCGCTGCTGGGTGCGCTGCGGGACGCCGTACGGTCCGGCCGGCTGGCCCCCGGCACCCGTCTGCCGTCCTCCCGCTCGCTCGCCGCCGACCTCGGCATCGCCCGTAACACCGTGGCCGACGCCTACGCCGAGCTGGTCGCCGAGGGCTGGCTCAGCGCCCGCCAGGGCTCCGGCACCCGCGTCGCCGAGAGGGTGCTGCCGCGCACCACCCCCGCCGCCCCGCGCGCCCCCGGCCCGGCCGGCCGCGCCGACCAGCCGCGCTTCGACCTCACGCCGGGCACCCCCGACGTCTCCGCCTTCCCCCGCACCGCCTGGCTGGCCGCCGCCCGCCGCGCGCTGACCGCCGCCCCCAGCGAGGCCTTCGGCTACACCACCCCCAGCGGCCGCCCCGAACTGCGCACCGTTCTCGCCGACTACCTCGCCCGCGCCCGCGGCGTACGCGCCGACCCCGCCCGCATCGTCGTCTGCGCCGGATTCATGCAGGGGCTGGCCCTGCTCAGCCGCGCGCTGGGCACCGGGCGGCTGGCCGTCGAGTCGTACGGCCTCGACTTCCACCGCGCCGTCATCGCCCGCGCGGGCCTGGGCGCCGTCCCGCTTCTCGTCGATGAACGCGGCGCCCGCACCGAGGAGCTGACCGGCCTCGACGACGTACGCGCGGCCCTCCTGACCCCCGCCCACCAGTTCCCCACCGGTGTACCGCTGCACCCCGACCGCCGCGCCGCCGCCGTCAACTGGGCGCGTGCCACCGGGGGATTCATCCTGGAGGACGACTACGACGGGGAGTTCCGCTACGACCGCCAGCCGGTCGGCGCCCTCCAGGGCCTGGACCCCGACCACGTCGTCTACCTGGGCACCGCGAGCAAGAGCCTCGCCCCCGCGCTGAGGCTGGCCTGGATGGTGCTGCCGGACCGGCTGGTCGATCCGGTGCTCGCCCTCAAGGGCACCGGCGAATGGCAGTCCGGGGCGCTGGACCAGCTCACCCTGGCCGAGTTCATGTCCTCGGGCGCCTACGACCGCCATCTGCGCGGGATGCGGCTGCGCTACCGGCGCCGCCGCGACCAACTGGTCGCCGCCCTGGCCGACCACGCGCCCCACGTCCATGTCTCGGGCATCGCCGCGGGCCTGCACGCCGTACTGGAACTCCCGCCCGGCACCGAACAGTCCATCCTCCAGGGCGCCCGCTGGCAGGGCCTCGCCCTGGAGGGCCTGAGCCGCTTCCGCGACCCTGCCGCCCCACCCACCTCCCGCGACGCCCTGGTAGTGGCCTACGGCACCCCGCCCGACCACTCCTTCGCCGGTGCCCTGGACGCGTTGCTCAGGGCACTGCCTGCGGGGGAGTAGGCGGTGGACGTGCGGGTTTCCCGGATCACAGCTCCCGTACGAACGACACCCGGTCGAGTCCCGGCCCGTCGTAGTCCTCGTGCACCGGTACGCCGTCGTCGTCGGTCCGGTCGCCCGGCTCCAGACGGAAGCCCATACGGGCGTGGTACGCGATGGAGTTGCGATTGTTGGGGCTGGTGATGCAACGGACCTGGTTGCGGCCGGCCGCGCGGGCCGTGGTGAAGAAGTGGTCGTAGAGGGCGCTGCCGACGCCGTCCCGCCGGCCCTCCGGGCACACG
This Streptomyces decoyicus DNA region includes the following protein-coding sequences:
- a CDS encoding carboxymuconolactone decarboxylase family protein; this encodes MTNTAQINEAGTGNAENAENAGNAGKPANAAGSAHGASSARGTAPADGPVNRSPRVNFAQAAPKAFRALIGFDAAAREGLDPALVELVQIRSSQLNKCAYCLHMHTSDARKAGESEERLHMVAVWEEAAHFFTAKERAALALTEAVTLVAQGGVPDEVYDRAATHFDDAELARLLALIFTINTWNRLALSTGKVPGTDER
- a CDS encoding isocitrate lyase/PEP mutase family protein translates to MTTSHAHAQATAAAALRALHHGPELPLVLPGPWDAASAQVFAEAGFSALATPSAGIAASLGYEDGQTPADEMFAAVARIVRAVDIPVSADVEAGYGLSAKELVGRLAGAGAVGCNLEDTDHASGSLRDPLEQADWLAEVRAEAGDALVINARIDTYLHGAQGAEETVRRGRMYAAAGADCVYPILAPPPLLADLAAGIGIPVNAVVTPDGPSPRELGALGASRITFGPGLQQQAMAAVAGMAEQLREELGAER
- a CDS encoding carboxymuconolactone decarboxylase family protein produces the protein MTTQSAQTTQTAHTSQAAQATQTAAAAPGPAAHGHGPRLPWAKLAPEVYKAMIALDAAAKKGLEPALVELVKIRASQLNHCAFCIDMHIKDARKAGETEQRVYLLNAWEEATAFYSPKEQAALALTEAVTLLTEGFVPDAAYDRAAAHFDDAELAQLIALITTINAWNRFGVSTRMAPGQA